A stretch of the Anopheles ziemanni unplaced genomic scaffold, idAnoZiCoDA_A2_x.2 scaffold_12_ctg1, whole genome shotgun sequence genome encodes the following:
- the LOC131292833 gene encoding insulin-degrading enzyme, producing MVDVSKRQVRFALKMNTTLTSKAPLSNMTATAIQSSNNTSFERSNDITKSAQDSREYRGLKLSNGMKIVLVSDPTTDRSAAALSVAVGHLCDPTDLPGLAHLCEHMLFLGTKKYPLEHEYTTFLKEHGGSSNAATFSDMTKYYFDVIPDKLEGALDRFSQFFIAPLFNEEVTDREINAVNSEHEKNLSQDMWRVKQVNKSLCKVSHAYNRFGSGNKQTLYENPRQNNINVRNELMKFHNKWYSPNIMSLAVFGKESLDDLERIVIQMFSQIENKNVKAPSWPDMPYDEDQLGTKTYIIPVKDTRSLTISFQLEDLEQYYKAGPEHYVSHLVGHEGKGSILSELKARGWCNKLISGYSNLGRGFGCFEIMVDLTEDGFSHIDDTAKIIFQYLNMLRVQGPQKWIFEEYRNLCDMLFRFKDKESSLSVVTNAVTAMHVFPLEDVLTAHCLISEWRPDLIEDLMRKLIPRKARIIIVGQQCSSLTNAEELWYGTKYGVHKIEASILEYWSSADINNNLQLPEPNPFIPTNFDLLPIDNDVDTFPTVIYDTPMIRLWFKQDVEFLKPKTMMNFDFNSPMVYSDPLNCNMTRLFVQLLKDHLNEFLFEADLAGLGFGVGNTTSGISLSIGGYSHKQHILLDRVLDSMFNFKIDPRRFEVFKEQYIRSLKNYQTEQPYQHAIYYLALLLTELAWTRQELLDSMQLLTMERLQAFVEQLLSRMHVEGFIYGNVNKDKAMTMMRMVENKMKTTDSEVVPLLARQLLQKREYKLGNGENCLFEATNEFHKSSCTELYVQCGPQEPHSTYVDILSQMLSEACYTQLRTKEQLGYLVFCGSRKANGISGIRIIVQSAHHPAYVEERIENFFNNMLDYLEKMPDDEFNRHKEALVALFLEKPKRLASQFSIFLQEISLRQYHFNRAQVEAAKLRTLTKQQVIDYYKEYIILGGPSRSTLSVHVLSTGEGGAGANGNKTAEVDAAEKIFDDSNASHRKEITNKEFIRVTDLASFKSSRSLYPLVQPYLEILPKGGRCKL from the exons ATGGTAGATGTTTCCAAAAGACAAGTTAGGTTTGCTCTTAAAATGAATACAACACTCACCAGCAAAGCACCCTTAAGCAACATGACTGCTACAGCAATTCAATCCAGTAATAATACATCATTTGAGCGTTCAAATGATATAACGAAATCCGCCCAAGATAGCCGTGAATATCGTGGTTTAAAACTTTCAAATGGAATGAAGATAGTATTGGTCTCTGATCCTACGACGGACCGATCAGCAGCTGCTCTTTCCGTGGCTGTTGGACATCTTTGTGATCCAACTGATCTCCCTGGATTGGCGCATCTCTGTgaacatatgcttttcttgGGCACAAAAAAGTACCCATTGGAGCATGAATACACAACTTTTCTCAAAGAGCATGGAGGTAGCTCAAATGCAGCAACATTTTCCGATATGACCAAATACTACTTTGATGTAATTCCCGATAAGCTGGAGGGTGCACTGGATAGGTTTTCACAATTCTTTATTGCACCACTCTTTAACGAGGAAGTCACTGATCGCGAAATAAACGCTGTTAATTCGGAGCATGAAAAGAATCTATCACAGGACATGTGGCGTGTAAAGCAAGTGAATAAATCGTTATGCAAAGTATCCCATGCCTATAACCGATTTGGCAgtggaaataaacaaacactctATGAAAATCCCCGCCAGAACAATATAAATGTACGAAACGAATTGATGAAATTCCACAACAAATGGTACTCCCCAAATATCATGAGCCTGGCCGTTTTCGGGAAGGAAAGCTTAGATGATCTTGAGCGAATTGTTATACAAATGTTTTCACAAATCGAGAACAAAAATGTGAAGGCTCCTTCTTGGCCCGATATGCCGTACGATGAAGATCAACTTGGGACAAAGACGTATATAATCCCAGTAAAAGATACACGTTCTTTAACTATTTCTTTCCAACTGGAAGATTTAGAACAGTACTACAAGGCTGGCCCAGAACACTACGTCAGTCATCTGGTTGGGCATGAAGGAAAGGGCAGCATCCTATCGGAGTTGAAGGCTCGCGGATGGTGCAATAAACTGATAAGCGGATACAGCAACCTAGGAAGAGGATTTGGCTGCTTCGAAATAATGGTCGATCTAACGGAAGACGGATTTAGCCATATAGATGACACGGCAAAAATAATCTTCCAGTACCTCAACATGCTACGCGTGCAGGGCCCTCAGAAATGGATATTTGAAGAGTATCGAAATCTTTGCGACATGCTTTTTCGTTTCAAGGACAAAGAAAGTTCACTTTCGGTTGTTACCAATGCGGTAACGGCAATGCATGTTTTCCCTTTAGAGGACGTGCTTACAGCACATTGTTTGATCAGTGAATGGCGACCCGATTTAATAGAGGACCTGATGAGAAAACTAATTCCAAGGAAAGCGAGGATTATAATTGTTGGGCAACAGTGTAGCTCATTGACTAACGCCGAGGAACTGTGGTATGGTACGAAATACGGCGTACACAAAATCGAAGCTTCAATACTGGAG TATTGGTCATCTGCAGACATAAACAACAATCTTCAGCTACCAGAACCTAATCCGTTTATTCCAACCAATTTCGACTTACTACCAATCGATAACGATGTCGACACTTTTCCTACTGTTATCTACGATACACCGATGATCCGCTTGTGGTTTAAGCAGGATGTTGAGTTTCTTAAACCAAAAACTATGATGAATTTTGACTTCAACAGCCCAATGGTCTATTCTGATCCTTTAAACTGCAATATGACACGGCTCTTCGTACAGCTGCTAAAAGACCATCTGAACGAGTTTCTTTTTGAGGCGGATTTGGCAGGATTAGGCTTTGGTGTTGGCAATACTACCTCTGGCATAAGC TTATCAATTGGTGGATATAGCCACAAGCAGCACATTTTACTTGACAGGGTGTTGGATAGCATGTTTAACTTCAAAATTGATCCacgcaggtttgaagtgtttaaGGAGCAATACATCAGGAgcttgaaaaattatcaaactgAACAGCCTTATCAACACGCTATCTATTATTTGGCATTGTTGCTAACAGAACTAGCCTGGACTAGGCAGGAGCTATTAGATTCAATGCAAT TATTAACAATGGAACGGTTGCAAGCATTCGTTGAACAGCTTCTGTCGCGAATGCACGTTGAAGGTTTCATATACGGAAATGTTAACAAGGATAAAGCGATGACAATGATGCGAATGGTTGAAAATAAGATGAAAACAACTGATTCCGAAGTGGTGCCATTACTGGCAAGACAATTACTACAAAAACGAGAATATAAATTAGGCAATG gCGAAAACTGTTTATTCGAAGCTACAAACGAGTTCCACAAAAGTTCTTGCACTGAATTATATGTACAGTGTGGTCCACAAGAGCCACACTCAACATATGTGGACATACTATCCCAAATGCTTAGTGAAGCGTGTTACACGCAGTTGCGAACCAAGGAGCAGCTCGGATATCTGGTGTTTTGTGGCTCCCGTAAAGCAAACGGTATCAGTGGTATTCGAATCATTGTACAATCTGCGCATCATCCCGCTTATGTTGAAGAGCGAATTGAAAATTTCTTTAACAATATGTTG GattatttggaaaaaatgCCAGACGACGAGTTTAATCGCCACAAAGAGGCGTTGGTGGCATTATTCCTTGAGAAACCAAAGCGTCTTGCTTCTCAATTCAGCATATTCTTACAAGAAATATCACTGCGACAGTACCATTTTAATCGAGCGCAAGTTGAAGCAGCCAAACTAAGAACTTTAACCAAACAGCAAGTGATTGACTACTACAAG GAATACATCATACTAGGTGGACCGTCAAGGAGTACTTTATCTGTTCATGTATTATCAACGGGAGAAGGAGGTGCAGGGGCGAACGGGAACAAAACAGCTGAGGTAGATGCAGCAGAGAAAATATTCGATGATTCTAATGCCAGTCATCGAAAGGaaataacgaacaaagaaTTCATTAGAGTAACGGATTTGGCCAGCTTTAAGTCATCACGTTCGCTGTATCCGTTGGTTCAACCATATCTAGAGATATTACCAAAGggaggacgatgcaaacttTGA
- the LOC131292883 gene encoding LOW QUALITY PROTEIN: DNA/RNA-binding protein KIN17 (The sequence of the model RefSeq protein was modified relative to this genomic sequence to represent the inferred CDS: deleted 1 base in 1 codon), producing the protein MGKGKAEVGTPKYLANKMKAKGLQKLRWYCQMCEKQCRDENGFKCHTMSESHQRQILLFADNAGRFIDGFSSEFLTGYIQILRRQFGSKRVAANKVYQEYISDRNHLHMNATKWHSLSDFVKYLGRNGHCVVDETDKGWFITYIDRDPETLAMQEKMAKKQKMDKDDAERLAEFIEEQVRRGKCEDEEKCSGYSELTRDNEEAAIKLDLKIGSKQQGPSMLPPKRPFDLLEIKKEKKEKLSITCESRKSSAIDELIKEEEKKKEKMNRKDYWLFEGIVVKLVTHSLGDKYYKEKGVVVEVVDKYRAKIKLLETGEKLKVDQAHLETVIPAVGKQVLILNGGYRGSTAILKAINTEHYSVTVEIASGPLKGRLVSNIAYEDISKMFI; encoded by the exons ATGGGTAAGGGAAAAGCTGAAGTTGGTACGCCAAAATATCTTGCCAACAAAATGAAGGCTAAAGGCTTGCAAAAGCTTCGCTGGTATTGCCAGATGTGCGAAAAACAATGTCGTGATGAAAATGGATTCAAGTGTCACACCATGAGCGAGTCGCATCAAAGGcaaattttgttatttgccGATAACGCAGGCCGCTTTATCGATGGTTTTTCTTCGGAGTTCCTAACAGGATACATACAGATATTGCGGAGACAATTCGGATCCAAGCGTGTCGCCGCAAATAAAGTGTACCAAGAATACATTTCGGACCGGAACCACCTTCACATGAATGCTACAAAGTGGCATTCGTTGTCCGATTTTGTTAAGTATCTCGGGCGTAACGGGCATTGTGTAGTCGATGAGACGGATAAGGGTTGGTTCATCACATACATCGATCGCGATCCGGAAACTCTAGCTATGCAGGAAAAGATGGCCAAGAAGCAGAAGATGGATAAAGATGATGCAGAAAGGCTTGCGGAGTTCATCGAGGAACAAGTACGACGTGGAAAGTGTgaagacgaagaaaaatgCTCAGGTTATTCGGAGTTGACGCGTGACAACGAAGAAGCAGCTATAAAACTTGATCTAAAAATTGGCAGCAAACAACAAGGTCCATCTATGCTTCCGCCAAAACGACCATTCGATttattggaaataaaaaaagaaaagaaggaaaaattatcCATTACTTGCGAGTCCAGGAAATCTTCAGCAATTGATGAGCTTattaaagaagaagaaaagaaaaaagaa aaaatgaacagaaaAGATTACTGGTTGTTTGAGGGAATCGTCGTCAAACTTGTAACACATTCATTGGGAGATAAATATTACAAAGAAAAAGGAGTTGTAGTTGAAGTCGTTGATAAATATCGCGCTAAAATCAAGTTGCTTGAAACAGGAGAAAAGCTGAAAGTAGACCAAGCTCACTTAGAAACAGTAATACCTGCAGTTGGGAAGCAAGTCTTAATCTTGAATGGAGGATATCGAGGAAGTACAGCTATTTTGAAAGCTATAAACACTGAGCATTACAGTGTGACTGTTGAAATCGCGTCAGGTCCATTGAAAGGAAGATTAGTCAGTAATATTGCTTACGAAGACATAAGTAAGATGTTCATTTGA
- the LOC131292844 gene encoding uncharacterized protein LOC131292844, with protein MALKTSQITVTYLLFSVLISVVYGIEDGSSAEKAPTTPDSPYETQTAQCTITSGDIEASAQASISKTLVGVCGTEEMLMAFRTLEAKMLEEISNLRKMIRDPHYNPPMLQSSIYNTIKRETTTKHTKSKTTLPQTAGIKLPVSDSTTSARPVPKASTTSSPTIMFPEDDYEDDEDAEKASSQGSLISNSDLVKDLSTTYSRNDTLKARFTTNDRISSQAIDFKPIDQPAEKKFLTGGLRDYEVYRFNNTIISSGDAKVFTYFWKVENFTKRIRAAPETSFSSAVFVISGLNLRLHATVATTKQNDENVLYVQLEQLSDDALRKSPNVILLSGKTYGQVETSTFFRHQIAILNQDEPFSNIVSDLRNTNAKFEAPLASVTNEPYLKNDKLLIKVIIFL; from the exons ATGGCGTTAAAAACCAGTCAGATTACGGTTACGTACTTGTTATTCAGTGTACTTATTTCCGTCGTTTATGGCATCGAAGATGGTTCAAGCGCTGAGAAAG CTCCCACAACGCCTGACTCTCCGTATGAAACCCAAACCGCTCAATGTACCATTACATCCGGCGATATTGAAGCCAGTGCTCAAGCTTCGATCAGCAAAACATTGGTTGGAGTATGCGGTACAG AGGAAATGTTGATGGCTTTTCGTACATTAGaagccaagatgctagaagagATAAGTAATCTTCGAAAAATGATTCGGGACCCACATTACAATCCTCCGATGCTACAATCTTCCATTTACAACACGATTAAGCGTGAAACGACCACAAAGCATACGAAATCAAAAACCACATTGCCGCAAACAGCAGGGATAAAATTACCAGTGAGCGATTCTACGACATCAGCGCGTCCAGTACCCAAGGCGTCGACGACTTCGTCACCAACCATAATGTTTCCTGAAGATGACTATGAAGACGACGAAGATGCCGAGAAAGCTTCAAGTCAGGGTTCCTTGATAAGTAACAGTGATTTGGTAAAAGACCTCTCAACTACGTATTCCAGAAATGATACTTTGAAAGCTCGTTTTACTACTAATGATCGGATAAGTTCACAAGCGATCGATTTTAAACCAATCGACCAACCCGCCGAAAAGAAGTTTCTTAC TGGCGGATTGCGAGACTATGAGGTCTATCGATTCAACAATACCATAATTTCTTCCGGCGATGCTAAGGTGTTCACGTACTTTTGGAAAGTAGAGAATTTTACGAAACGCATAAGAGCCGCTCCAGAGACATCCTTCTCCAGTGCAGTTTTTGTAATTTCTGGATTGAATCTACGACTTCATGCTACGGTGGcgacgacaaaacaaaacgatgagAACGTACTTTACGTACAACTGGAGCAACTGTCCGACGATGCGTTGAGAAAAAGTCCAAATGTAATTTTGCTATCTGGAAAAACGTACGGTCAGGTCGAGACAAGCACATTCTTCCGCCATCAGATTGCTATACTAAATCAG GACGAACCATTCAGTAACATAGTCTCAGATTTAAGAAACACTAATGCAAAATTCGAAGCGCCTTTGGCTTCGGTAACCAACGAGCCTTATCTCAAGAATGATAAACTTTTGATAaaagttattatttttctatag